In Drosophila miranda strain MSH22 chromosome XR, D.miranda_PacBio2.1, whole genome shotgun sequence, the genomic window ATGCGACATAGTTCGATAGGCAAGTAAATGTGCTTCAACGGCGGCCCAACATGCAAGCAGAGAAGGTTCGGAAACTTTAAATTATACTGCCGAGACTTGTAGTACTCTGCAACGGTCATTTCTTTTCCATCCAGCTCAAATGTCTGAGTGCTAGCCGGAACCTTACAAAGCCCGTTGACTCTGAAGACGCGCGGGGCGCTGCCAAGACAGGCAGGCGGCTCGTAAATTATATTTATGCCCGTTAGGAATGATTCAATATCAGAACGCTTATAGTCAAGATTTGTGCTTTTGTCAattttctgttattttttgtAAGATTTTGGATGGATGGCGGCCGGGCCTGAAAGAGGTGTAATTTAACAAACAACAAACgatttgaatttaaagaaaacaAAAGAATCGAATTaacattaaaattaaaatgagGCGACCTCTGCCAAGGCAGTGGCTCCAGTGGCTCCAGTGGTTACAGTGGCTCCAGTGACTGCTTTGGCTGAGGCTCAGGCGTGTTTTTGTTGGCGGTtctggctgctgttgttgtggttgtgggCGTGTGATTCCGGTGTGAGGTTTATAGAGTGTTGGCTAAAATTTATCCTGAAATATGAACAGATTGTTGGTCGCGGCCACTGCGATGATATTCTCTTCGGGATGCCAGGCGGTGTTCAGAATTTTCTTGTTAAAGTCGAGACAGTCCACGCTGATCTCGTCTTTCTTCCGTTTGCCACCAGTGCAAACTTTTCGCGGCTTGAGCACCGTCTTCGGCTTGATGATGTCCCTGGAGGCCTCCAGCGTGACATCCTTTTTCGAGTTGCGATCAAAGACACGGAAAAAGTTATTATAGCTGCCAGTCATGATCGAGCTATCCTTGCCGTTCCAACAGCACTCGAATTTGTCGAAAATGCAATCGTTCTCATACAGCGAGCACAGTTTAGCGCGCAGGTATTCGTGGACCGGATAGGTCTCAATGGGCTTGGTTTCCATATGCAAGTCCCACACCTTGATGCTCAGATAGTCCCGGGAGATCATATAGCGACCAGAATTGCTCAGCTTCACATCACTGATGGAGCTGATTATCTCGCTGAAGAAGCTGCGATTCGTTGGATTCTCGGGCTCCTCGAACTGTTTGCTGTGCCGGTCGCATAACGCCGCCGAACGCATATCACATAAACGTATTGTGCCCTTGGAGCTCGAATAGACGAACACATTGCACTCGGTCGGATGGAATTCGGCTGCCGTGATCACCTCGGTGAGCTCCTCCATGTTGGTTGGCTTGATGTCGACAATGTTGTAGCTCTGATTGACCACCTCCAGGTTCCAGAGATTGATGCGCAAATCGTCGGCGGACAGGAAAGTCTCTTGATCGGAATTAACGCTAATTGAATTTATGTGATAGGTATCTGCATTGGCGAAGGTGCGACGCGGCGAGGCCTCCACCATCAGCGGTATCTGCTTCACAGAAGGAACTCGTAAGGCGGTTACATTTTGGGGATCCCTGATCAGACCGTTCTCCTCTTTCGTGTTGTAGCCCTCAAAGGACTTGTCGCGCTCGCTGACCTTCCACAACTTGACCGTCTTGTCGTTGGTGGAGAGCAGAAAGTGCACTGGGTTCTTCTGTTGCAGCCATCGGATTTTGTTGATCTTCTCCTCGATCTCCAGCGACTTGAGGTAATCGAATTCGTGCTCGTGCGATTGGAATGTCGAATAGACATTGTATTCGCCGCGTCGCGGATTGGCGGCTTTCGAGGCAGGATCACGCTGAAAGATGACGACGCGACCGCCCTTGTCGCCGGTGGCCAGCAGCTCGCCATCGTGATTGAATTCCACGCAGGATATGATATCCGCATCTGTGACATCATCGTCCAAGGCGCCCTTAATCTGTGAGAAGCACCAGGACGCCTCTCCATTACCGGCCATGACAGTTGAACAGTTTGAACAGGAACAGTGTTGCTGATTCTGCTCTAAATAGTCAATGATCGTCATGGCCTTCGGAAAGGACTTGTGCGATATGTCCACATTGACAAACGGGCGATCGCCAAGCACAAATGTTTGATAGAGCCCAACCAGAGCTTCGTAGCCGTCGTTAAGATCAAAGGCACTTCCGGGCTCAGACCCTTTGAAGAAGGAGCGACCGGCGCGTATGGCGGTGTTATGACAGGGTGCTGCCAACACATCCTCCAGACACTGCAAGGCTCGCATGGGCTTGTCATATATCTTATCCTTCATATAGCTGTAAAAATGGAAAATTGCATTATGCCGATTCTCTGCCGACACATTTCGTTCAGTATAACGGTCCACTCACCTTCTCAGCGAGTTCAGATCGACCTTGAGTTCCAGAGTGTAATTCAAGATACGGCCATGGCGATCTGTTACCTGGACGGCAGGAAAGCAAGTTTCACTTCAAAGGTGCATCAAGCTCGGCGACAACACAACAACACTTACTTTCACTTCTTGGCCCTGGGAGCTGCATTTTAGCTTCACAACTGAGTAGCACGATGCACGTCCATCAAATGCGGCAATCGCACCGCCCAAGTGTTCAACTCTGTACTGCTCAAAAGCCTGACGATAGAACTTCTTAGGACGCTCTGGCGTGATCTTCACATCGTAGGCCACCGCAGGCATTTTGTCCAAGTTAACGTCGAGATAATTGACAGATACTTGACCAGGTTTTCCCAAAATTCCACGCGGCTGAGGCAGACCTCTGCCCTGGGCTCCTGGCCATTGGGGGAGTTCGCCTTGCGGCTGGCGAGAACTATAGAGCTGGGAGCCTCCTTGGCGTTGTTGATTGCCGCCCTGTCCTCGCTGTTGTCCTGCGTGCTGTTGTCGGTTCTGTTTTTCCATAGCATCGctgtgtggctgctgctgcttctcttcCTCCTTCTGCAAGCCAGAGGCGGCAGGACCTCCATTTGGGGGTGAGTAGCCTGTTCTCCATCCGCACCAGCAGCTAAAGATTCGTGAAGAGAGAAAGAATTGATGGTAAACAATCGATACACGGACCTGCGCTAAAAAGAtctaaaacaaaacaaaatatcCTCCAATATCCAAAATTGACGTGTAGAATTATTTTGTAACTAAATGTCAAACCTTCATTCTTACCCATATGAAATGGGAACAATCAAGTATGCCTTTGAATGAAATGTCAAAATttcaaaaaaaacaaatatttttttttattttttcaattttaCTAAATTTGACCGAGTCCTGGATCCTACTATGCGATGGAAACATAACTTATGTAGGGATCTAGGGGGTTTTCGCTGTTGTTGGAACCGCACACGTATCGCATATTTACCGAATTTGTACCAAAAGGTACAACTCCACCTGCCTTTTTGTTGATGTTGTTGCAGGGGCTTCCCGACAACCCGACAACCCGCTTCagggtttttggtttttaaaaATTCCCACTGCTGCTtttaattttgtatttcaCTTACTATTTtctttttccatttttctttttcttttcgattttaTATCCTTTCCCGACGACTGAACTGTTTCGAATGACTGAAATATTTATTTCCTGTTGGCTAAACTTTTTGCTCTTTGTTTGTCGTATAACACTGTGCTGTGTGATCAATTCCAATAATCTTGTAGTCGAGTCTGTTTGTTTATGATTCAGTTTTATCAGGTGTGCAGTTAGTTATCGCTCAATTAAAAACTTCGACTTTCATTTCCTAGTAACGCTCTCAGAAAAACCAGAAAATTAGTTAGCGCtaatgcacatatgtatgtacctccAGCATTTAAACCAAATGGGCAGTGTAGTATGGTGTCGGAAGACAGAGCTGGACGTTCACAGCCTAAAGTCGTCGCTCTTCTCCTTGCACCGATCCGCTAAAATGAACGCTAAAATATAACGTTTTAGACATGCTATGGATGCGCTCCATGCAGCCCTGATCATTGATCCACGATCACCGATCCCTATCGCCAGAGCCAAATCCGGCTGCATATTGCGTTGAACGCGTGGGAGTCTCAGTTCAGATTGGTTTCGATTCGCCAGCCAGTTCCTATCTATATGAATTTTTTTTGGGTCAGCTTATCTGTGAATATAGCCTGGGGGCTCTCATCTTCTATCTGAGCTGTACCACCTCGCACCACGCTCCTTTATCCCTCGCATTTAAGTACTTTAAGTCCTTGGATATGTACACCGCCGCGGATACGTtatatttgtaaaatgtaaTTCCTCCCAACTGCATCCTCGCAGTCTCCCCAGTTAATCAGCGAAACAGCTCCTGCTCTTATACTGCGCCTATGCACTGCCCTACCCTACCCTACCATCATTGTAGAAACCCCCACTAGTCGTAGTTTACGGTTTAAGCGAATTTTTTTATAGTTTCTAAgtggaaaataaaatacaaaatccACAACAGATTATATCATTCTTTCCTTATTCCGTCACTGCGCGAGACGCCCGCTTAGAGTCCGTGAAGAAGAGATATCAATTGGATTGGATAATATACTAAGTATATCCCTGAGGaatttttttgcatttaacaaaacgaaatgaaagAATTGTTTATATCGGACTATCGGTCTATCTATTATAAATAATatctactcgtactcgtattcaAAGTCAAAATTCTCGTACCATCTGCAGGGGTATATCAAGACAAGAATTCTTTAGCTACGAATATGTTCAATTCCCCAGAATTTGCGCGAGTATATGAGTATACCATTATTTATACAGGTTCAGATATTATTGGAGGGATGGATGGGCGCGATTATTATTATTCGTACATCCAATACCAGTGACCTGGGACTTCCTTTCTGATGACCTGTGGGGAAATCTCCTGCGCCTGTGCCTGTGACTAGTCCAGGGGATCTCCGAAACCCCTTACAGAAGAGGCTAAAGGAGGAGGGAGAggccacacgcacacaaatgTTAGTCAGccaaatcgaatcgaatcggatCGTGGACAGCTTATAGCTACCTATTTCTTCGGTGGATTGCAGCTCCAGGCCAAGCAATACAACCTCATTGGTCTCTGTACAAATTGCGACTTAAGGTATTGTATTGCTGGTCCCATTTTTCCTCCCAGCTAAGAAGATTCCCGACAGCGATAGCAGGCTCTTTTGGATTGTCCATGGGATGCTTGCGCTTGCGTCCGTTGGGTTGCCCAATGGGTGGCCATGGCTCTGGCAATATCGACCTGCTGAGCTCCTCGTCGATTTTTTCCTTACGCTCCATCACTTGTTTTTTCCATGCTTCCTCCCACACAAGAAGATCGTGGACAGCCTTTTCGTCAACCGGATTGCACCCTGGTCTGGGCTGCCAAGCGCTGGGGGTTAGGCAAGGTGGGGAACTATAGACTTATAACTCTGTGAATGAAACCCGAGTCTGCTTTAAGTTTTTCGCTGCAGTGGAAAGGATATATACATCATGTGCAGCTTATGCGATAGCCTACCGAGTATTTCTGCAGAAGATGCATCTTCTTACCTTGAAATTTCATCGTTGACGTCATTCTGCGCTTCATCCTCGAATAATGCACTGAAATATAGAATTTTTGCATAGTGTTTTGcatgaaaatgaaatgaaaatgttcTTTTAAATACCTCAAAATTTCTTGCTCCATGGTCTTCCTTTTTTGTTGTATACTCGCTCTGTCCTAATTCCCTGGTGTCAGTATTGTTCAGATGGCTCCTTTTAATTGAATCCTTTTTTTACCAATGAAGTGGAGTGGAAATATTGGTTTTTTACTTGTCACAAAAAATGCAACTCTGGCTTGGACTGAGCACTGGCCCAATACTGCTCAGCGTTAAGCCCAATCAAGTCACGAAACGTCTTTtaacacatatgtatatgttccGTGCACCGATGAACTTTTCCTGTACTGTACTGTTTTCTCcacttttttgtttgttgctgtttgttgATTAATTAATAATACAAAGGGGTTGCGTTATGGTTTGATCCATTCTCTATATTTTCCTAATTTTCTCACGCGGACCGCACTGAACCTATTTTATGCACTTACTTTCTACGAGGAAAACACTCTGGATCTGGCTTCGGGACCGGCTCAATTGCAGCAACATATTGCTACTTCACTTCACAGAAGGTCCAAAGGTCCTAGCCTAACGGGAATGAGTTTAAAGTATTGTGGCTCTTAACGAATAGCGCGGCATATAAGACGCATTCAATTTAACAGCTAACAATGTAAGGACATCATTTCATGTCGCTACTTGGTTCATATATCCTGTGTGAACAAAATTTTCATAAAATCATAAAAGCTCCGCTTAGAGTACGACGCTACAACCGACCAACTCAATAAGGAGTTACCATCATAACCGATCATAGACATCATTTTATGCAGATAACATGGAGGAAATGAAAGAGGTAAGAGAGATGATATttatcaacaaaaaaaacattttaatttggtaaaaaaaaaaaaaatctatatttaaattttaggTTCTTGAAACGCTGAACCCAGAAGATTCTGAATCTATTGAGCTGGGAAAAGAGCTGGTAGAAGCGAAGGTGCTACCATTAGCAAAGTCAATGGATTCATTTAAGGAAGCTGAAAATATTGTTTATAACATAACTGGTGGTTTTGGAATGGATTTCAAAACGTCAGAGCCtcttaaataataatttagAGAAAATGTTGTATATATCCTCTAGTTTACTAGTTGACAATTGTTAATCAAATTTCAATATATATATCACTTTTAAATCGTTTTTATATTATTGTGATTTGATTAACATATGCATATTTTGGCATATATCTTGCGGATGGAGACTGGGCAACTGCACGGAGAACGTCAGTAGTGATTTTGGGAATGAAGATTCAGCGGCATTTagattttatattatttattggTTTGTATTAAGCCCAAAACGAAGCCAAGCCTCGAAAACCATCGACTACGATTCGCTTTTAACGCATACATTGTAC contains:
- the LOC117186802 gene encoding protein phosphatase PP2A 55 kDa regulatory subunit-like, translating into MEKQNRQQHAGQQRGQGGNQQRQGGSQLYSSRQPQGELPQWPGAQGRGLPQPRGILGKPGQVSVNYLDVNLDKMPAVAYDVKITPERPKKFYRQAFEQYRVEHLGGAIAAFDGRASCYSVVKLKCSSQGQEVKVTDRHGRILNYTLELKVDLNSLRSYMKDKIYDKPMRALQCLEDVLAAPCHNTAIRAGRSFFKGSEPGSAFDLNDGYEALVGLYQTFVLGDRPFVNVDISHKSFPKAMTIIDYLEQNQQHCSCSNCSTVMAGNGEASWCFSQIKGALDDDVTDADIISCVEFNHDGELLATGDKGGRVVIFQRDPASKAANPRRGEYNVYSTFQSHEHEFDYLKSLEIEEKINKIRWLQQKNPVHFLLSTNDKTVKLWKVSERDKSFEGYNTKEENGLIRDPQNVTALRVPSVKQIPLMVEASPRRTFANADTYHINSISVNSDQETFLSADDLRINLWNLEVVNQSYNIVDIKPTNMEELTEVITAAEFHPTECNVFVYSSSKGTIRLCDMRSAALCDRHSKQFEEPENPTNRSFFSEIISSISDVKLSNSGRYMISRDYLSIKVWDLHMETKPIETYPVHEYLRAKLCSLYENDCIFDKFECCWNGKDSSIMTGSYNNFFRVFDRNSKKDVTLEASRDIIKPKTVLKPRKVCTGGKRKKDEISVDCLDFNKKILNTAWHPEENIIAVAATNNLFIFQDKF